The following coding sequences are from one Neurospora crassa OR74A linkage group I, whole genome shotgun sequence window:
- the tca-17 gene encoding L-lactate dehydrogenase, which produces MSVPSTEIESHAKSIKVAIVGAGSVGVTTAYALLLSHLAAEIVLIDIDKNRALGEVMDLSHAAHFAHAKVSVGEYENCAGATAVIITAGVNQKPGQTRMDLVKTNYGLFEQIVPQIAKHAPNTILIVATNPCDVLTKAAYELSGFPVQRVIGSGTAMDTTRFRHELGKHYGVNPRNVHAVIVGEHGDSQLPVWSLASIAGMRLEDYCKQKGIAYDEDAMDALSKRTREAAYEIIQRKGKTNYGVASVLVSILEPIITNADQLVTVSRVGDYAGVEGVALSMPCKLNSKGAHQDVELLLNEKEKEALRRSATSIKECFDTVAKRE; this is translated from the exons ATGTCGGTACCAAGCACGGAAATCGAGAGCCATGCCAAG TCCATCAAGGTCGCCATCGTAGGTGCCGGCTCCGTTGGTGTCACCACCGCGtacgccctcctcctcagccatCTCGCTGCCGAGATCGTCCtcatcgacatcgacaaGAACCGCGCCCTCGGCGAGGTTATGGACCTTTCACACGCCGCCCACTTCGCGCACGCCAAGGTCAGCGTGGGCGAGTACGAAAACTGCGCTGGTGCCACggccgtcatcatcaccgccggCGTCAACCAGAAGCCCGGACAGACGCGCATGGATCTGGTCAAGACCAACTACGGTCTGTTTGAGCAAATCGTACCGCAGATTGCCAAGCACGCGCCCAACACGATCCTGATCGTGGCCACCAACCCCTGCGACGTGCTGACCAAGGCCGCGTACGAGCTCAGCGGATTCCCCGTCCAGCGCGTCATCGGCTCAGGCACCGCCATGGACACCACCCGCTTCCGCCACGAGCTCGGCAAGCACTACGGCGTCAACCCGCGCAACGTGCACGCCGTCATTGTGGGCGAGCACGGCGACAGCCAGCTGCCCGTGTGGTCGCTCGCCAGCATCGCCGGCATGCGTCTGGAGGACTACTGCAAGCAGAAGGGCATCGCTTACGATGAGGACGCTATGGATGCGCTAAGCAAACGCACACGCGAGGCGGCTTATGAGATTATccagaggaagggaaagacgAACTACGGTGTGGCAAGCGTACTGGTGAGCATCTTGGAGCCTATCATTACCAATGCCGATCAGCTGGTTACCGTGTCGAGAGTGGGTGACTATGCCGGCGTGGAGGGTGTGGCGTTGAGCATGCCGTGCAAGTTGAACAGCAAGGGAGCGCATCAGGACGTGGAACTGTTGCTGaatgagaaggagaaggaggcgttGAGGAGGAGTGCTACGAGTATCAAGGAGTGCTTTGATACTGTTGCCAAGAGAGAGTAG
- a CDS encoding DUF1212 domain membrane protein, producing the protein MVSAQDQGDIGGASNSRSGSDSETTLQGVQGGIGVEPSGGGNGEGSSSTSQNASANISATATPLPEQPLLAPQIPHLQLPKGKEKKRVGFLSDRPPGQAGGPPAPQVVVTPDGQEHTAQDYFSSPIHDYDFATTPPHHTFGPPAKRDSFNKDEVTAALAEILRPELNNQASSAHPVRPRPVLRKNTTTVPDPQPDMLKPPHRSEVEARNRADKLAHAVGTSSVGASRRNSFAGNDSDSGDETTLNGNVPPIGISISRDFEAQDQDDSHSLRARRKSQQVANDLVRKHTRRISAFNALSRPQTAQSTHVSGTATPIPHDLDYVPRPDKYRGGILGNLLKLYNAEETAGAGTSGGSSTMTTPSQTPNRTPTTTPPTSRPSTPKTDKDRGRSRGFRSSSTSRLMESSFMFAVPGAGKEVAEATEKAKQEKDKTKRRSRSRLRADKQKLEEFRITKHIAEIISRHRYLLKLCNALMMYGAPTHRLEAYMRMSARVLGIEGQFMYLPGTMIISFDDSNTHTTEMKIVRSNAGVDLGKLRDVHEVYKQVVHDLISVDEATTRLNDITNRKNKYPTWLRVLLFGVASATVAPFGFEGRYIDMPIAFILGCMVGILQLYIAPANELYANVFEITAALLTSFFARVFGSLQNGDLFCFSSLAQSSIALILPGYMVLCASLELQSHSMISGSVRMVYALIYSLFLGYGITIGSVIYGYMDHNAVSTVHCKIGSEWYSKRPDQNYYILFVLPFTLCLCAINQAKFKQLPVMVIISLAGYCVNSFSSRYFSGNTTLSNSLGALCIGVLANLYSRVGRVVQNKFLDCWEKIFEPRIARLKGKHRRLYSTEGGSNSSFRKDQDPELGLPAEKSAAAPHKHTRQIGYGLAAAAMLPAIFVQVPSGLAVSGSLLSGVASADQITRNETLSADGQTFTRGAQTADLNSTAFNVLFSVIQVAISISVGLSLSALIVYPFGKRRSGLFSF; encoded by the exons ATGGTTTCTGCGCAGGATCAGGGTGATATCGGCGGGGCCAGCAACAGCCGGAGTGGAAGTGATAGTGAGACAACCCTCCAGGGAGTTCAGGGAGGAATTGGGGTTGAACCATCTGGGGGTGGAAACGGGGAGGGCAGCAGTAGCACCAGCCAGAATGCCAGCGCCAACATCAGCGCAACTGCGACACCTCTACCGGAGCAACCGCTACTTGCGCCACAGATCCCCCACCTTCAGCTTCcaaagggaaaagagaagaagcgaGTTGGCTTCCTTAGCGATAGACCACCAGGACAGGCCGGTGGCCCACCAGCCCCCCAGGTAGTCGTCACTCCGGATGGACAGGAGCATACTGCACAGGATTACTTCTCCTCGCCCATCCACGACTACGACTTTGCCACGACCCCTCCGCACCACACCTTCGGCCCTCCAGCAAAACGCGactcctttaataaagatGAGGTTACGGCTGCCCTAGCCGAGATCTTGAGGCCCGAGCTCAACAACCAGGCCAGTTCCGCCCATCCCGTTCGGCCACGTCCTGTTCTTCGCAAAAACACGACAACTGTTCCCGATCCTCAACCCGATATGCTCAAGCCTCCCCATCGATCCGAGGTGGAAGCACGTAACCGCGCCGACAAGCTTGCCCACGCCGTCGGCACTTCATCAGTCGGTGCGTCTCGAAGAAACTCGTTTGCTGGCAATGATAGCGACTCTGGAGACGAAACCACCCTCAACGGAAACGTACCGCCAATTGGTATCTCTATCAGTCGCGACTTTGAGGCGCAGGATCAAGACGACTCCCACAGCCTCCGCGCTCGCAGGAAATCACAGCAAGTCGCCAATGATCTGGTCCGGAAGCATACACGCCGCATCAGCGCTTTCAACGCTCTCAGCCGCCCACAAACCGCCCAGAGCACGCACGTGTCTGGAACTGCAACACCAATCCCTCACGACCTGGACTATGTACCTCGCCCAGACAAGTATAGGGGTGGTATTCTGGGGAACTTGCTCAAGTTATACAACGCAGAAGAGACGGCAGGCGCAGGAACGTCTGGTGGCTCCAGTACCATGACCACCCCAAGTCAGACACCGAACAGAACGCCAACAACGACTCCTCCTACCTCGAGGCCCAGTACTCCCAAGACGGACAAGGATCGGGGAAGAAGCCGCGGGTTTCGATCATCGTCCACATCGAGGCTCATGGAATCGTCCTTCATGTTTGCTGTCCCCGGTGCCGGAAAAGAGGTAGCCGAAGCTACGGAAAAGGCTAAGCAGGAAAAGGACAAGACCAAAAGACGGTCGAGATCGAGACTCAGAGCCGATAAGCAAAAGCTGGAAGAGTTCCGCATCACCAAACACATTGCAGAGATTATCAGCCGCCATCGGTACCTCTTGAAGCTGTGCAACGCGTTGATGATGTACGGTGCACCCACACATCGCTTGGAAGCCTACATGAGAATGTCCGCCCGCGTCCTTGGCATCGAAGGCCAATTCATGTACCTGCCGGGAACCATGATCATTTCATTCGACGACAGCAACACTCACACTACCGAGATGAAAATTGTGCGCAGTAATGCCGGCGTCGACCTCGGCAAGTTACGCGACGTTCACGAAGTCTACAAACAGGTCGTACATGATCTCATCAGCGTCGATGAGGCTACAACGCGATTGAACGACATTACGAATCGGAAGAACAAGTATCCAACTTGGCTGCGTGTTCTGCTCTTTGGTGTGGCTTCCGCGACGGTGGCCCCTTTTGGTTTTGAGGGTCGGTACATCGACATGCCTATCGCCTTCATTCTCGGATGCATGGTTGGCATCTTGCAGCTTTATATTGCGCCTGCGAACGAGCTGTACGCAAACGTTTTTGAAATCACGGCCGCTCTCCTCACATCCTTCTTCGCGCGTGTTTTCGGATCGCTCCAAAATGGAGACTTGTTTTGCTTCTCCTCACTTGCACAGTCTTCAATTGCTCTGATTCTTCCGGGTTACATGGTTCTTTGTGCAAGCTTGGAGCTACAAAGTCATTCCATGATATCCGGTTCGGTCCGCATGGTTTACGCACTCATCTATTCGCTGTTCCTTGGCTATGGCATCACTATCGGATCCGTTATTTACGGATACATGGACCACAATGCAGTCAGTACCGTTCATTGCAAGATTGGTTCTGAGTGGTACAGCAAACGGCCAGACCAGAACTACTACATTTTGTTTGTGTTGCCTTTCACGCTGTGTCTTTGTGCCATCAATCAGGCCAAGTTCAAGCAGCTTCCAG TCATGGTTATCATCTCCCTGGCAGGCTACTGCGTGAACAGCTTTTCATCTAGGTACTTTTCAGGAAACACGACCCTTTCCAACTCATTGGGTGCTCTCTGCATTGGAGTCCTGGCAAACCTGTATTCACGGGTGGGCCGTGTAGTACAAAACAAGTTCCTCGATTGCTGGGAAAAGATCTTTGAGCCGCGCATCGCTCGTCTCAAGGGAAAGCACAGGCGTTTATATTCCACGGAAGGAGGATCCAACAGCTCCTTCCGGAAGGACCAAGACCCTGAGTTGGGCCTACCGGCAGAAAAATCCGCCGCAGCCCCTCACAAACACACTCGCCAAATTGGATACGGgcttgccgctgccgccatgTTACCCGCCATCTTCGTACAGGTACCCTCGGGCCTGGCCGTCAGCGGCTCGCTCCTCAGTGGCGTGGCGAGCGCCGACCAGATCACTCGCAACGAGACGCTCTCCGCCGATGGACAGACGTTCACCCGGGGCGCGCAAACGGCAGACCTGAACAGCACGGCTTTCAACGTCTTATTCAGCGTCATTCAGGTCGCTATCAGCATCTCGGTTGGGCTATCTCTGAGTGCTCTGATTGTTTACCCATTTGGAAAGAGGCGGAGCGGTCTCTTCAGTTTCTAG
- the ncw-5 gene encoding non-anchored cell wall protein 5, protein MKFLLLLPALLGLAVSHPAAPELDRRADPQIAHFYFQAAATGYNLTVPADGNWYPTNNGLNINIITALDFTVNQCEFATHQQVAFNYQLSGDSFPKEQFAVGPPQPIDSVRCHGYCLGIYEDCVKNGQYVGTCCNGFCAANKCRPYVYPQDISE, encoded by the exons ATGaagttcctcctcctcctcccagctcttctcggccttgCCGTCTCCCACCCAGCTGCTCCCGAGCTTGACCGTCGCGCCGACCCCCAGATTGCCCACTTCTACTTCCAAGCCGCCGCTACCGGCTACAACCTGACTGTTCCCGCCGACGGGAACTGGTATCCTACCA acaaCGGTctgaacatcaacatcatcaccgccCTCGACTTCACCGTCAACCAGTGCGAGTTCGCCACGCACCAGCAGGTCGCTTTCAACTACCAGCTGAGCGGTGACTCGTTCCCCAAGGAGCAGTTTGCTGTTGGTCCGCCGCAGCCGATTGACTCGGTCAGATGCCACGGTTATTGTTTGGGGATTTATG AGGATTGTGTCAAGAACGGACAGTACGTCGGCACCTGCTGCAACGGCTTCTGCGCGGCCAATAAATGCCGCCCGTATGTCTATCCTCAGGATATCTCGGAGTAA
- a CDS encoding betaine aldehyde dehydrogenase: protein MTTEHLLWIGGLEKAGNGELIPVENPATGEIVAHCHSASKEDVVSAVELAHDTYKSGVWSRAPRHVRAEVLERAASLFETHLAALIDIEVTQTGRAIREMNAQVPSLVKWFRYYAALLRTEERSVLPTVGKLHNFLDRRPLGVVVQITPFNHPLLIAVKKLAPALAAGNSVLLKPSELTPITSLMLGKIMKEAGLPDGVLSVLPGYGATTGKALVEHPLVKKVDVTGGTAAGRAIGEIVGRNLAKYTAELGGKAPLVVFQDADLDAAVNGIAFGAFIASGQTCVAATRIIVHESIYSEVLQKLTTRATSIERRMGSPKNPECMMGPLISERQLKNVEELVDEACLYHERIVQAGGNRLEGRSELDDTDFSKGYYFPPTILAYNKPKDRSILNARIWREEAFGPVVVVVGFSTEEEAIELANDSEFGLGAAIWTRDLAQAFRVSEQIDAGIVWVNTHHRNDPSSPWGGAKSSSGVGSENGIDAYHAYTKTKSTIINYASAEEMAAEDWFKEGAGTVRYG, encoded by the exons ATGACCACGGAACATTTGCTATGGATTGGGGGTCTCGAAAAGGCAGGAAATGGAGAACT GATCCCCGTCGAGAACCCAGCGACAGGCGAGATCGTTGCCCA CTGTCACTCCGCGTCCAAGGAGGACGTCGTTTCCGCCGTTGAGCTCGCCCACGACACCTACAAATCCGGCGTCTGGTCTCGTGCTCCCCGTCATGTCCGCGCGGAGGTCCTCGAACGAGCCGCCAGCCTCTTCGAAACCCACCTTGCCGCCCTCATTGACATCGAAGTCACGCAAACTGGTCGAGCAATCCGCGAGATGAACGCCCAAGTCCCCTCCCTTGTGAAATGGTTCCGGTACTACGCCGCCTTGCTCCGTACCGAAGAACGCTCCGTACTTCCTACCGTCGGCAAACTACACAACTTCCTCGATCGTCGACCGCTGGGTGTAGTCGTCCAAATTACTCCCTTCAATCATCCCCTCCTGATTGCTGTCAAGAAGCTTGCTCCAGCCTTGGCGGCAGGTAACTCGGTGCTACTGAAGCCGAGCGAGTTGACACCCATCACATCACTGATGCTGGGAAAGATCATGAAAGAGGCGGGTCTGCCGGACGGAGTCCTGAGCGTACTGCCCGGGTACGGTGCTACTACTGGGAAGGCACTTGTTGAACATCCGCTTGTAAAGAAGGTGGATGTTACGGGCGGAACAGCAGCGGGACGGGCCATCGGTGAGATCGTAGGGAGAAATCTGGCCAAGTATACGGCCGAATTGGGTGGGAAAGCGCCACTAGTGGTTTTCCAGGATGCCGACTTGGACGCAGCTGTCAACGGCATCGCTTTTGGAGCTTTTATTGCGAGTGGGCAGACGTGCGTGGCCGCTACGAGGATCATCGTTCACGAATCGATCTACAGTGAAGTGCTTCAGAAATTGACAACCAGAGCTACTTCCATCGAACGGCGGATGGGCTCACCAAAAAATCCCGAGTGTATGATGGGTCCACTGATCTCGGAGCGGCAGCTGAAGAATGTGGAGGAGCTAGTGGATGAGGCGTGCCTATATCACGAGCGAATCGTACAAGCAGGCGGGAACAGACTGGAGGGGCGAAGTGAACTCGACGATACAGACTTCTCCAAGGGCTACTACTTCCCACCTACCATACTTGCATACAATAAGCCAAAAGATAGGAGCATACTCAACGCAAGGATCTGGCGCGAGGAGGCATTTGGCccggttgttgtggtggtcgGATTTAGTACTGAAGAGGAAGCCATTGAGCTCGCCAATGACAGTGAGTTTGGACTTGGAGCAGCGATATGGACGCGCGATCTGGCGCAAGCTTTCCGTGTGTCTGAGCAGATCGACGCAGGTATTGTCTGGGTCAACACTCACCATCGCAACGATCCCAGCAGTCCTTGGGGAGGAGCCAAAAGCTCAAGTGGTGTAGGAAGCGAAAACGGGATCGATGCGTACCATGCATATACTAAGACCAAGAGCACGATAATCAACTATGCTTCTGCGGAAGAGATGGCAGCGGAAGACTGGTTCAAGGAGGGCGCAGGGACTGTGAGATATGGCTGA
- a CDS encoding heat shock protein STI1, translating to MSTADELKALGNKAIAEKNFDEAIDKFTQAIALDPSNHILYSNRSAAYASKKDWDNALKDAEKTTEIKPDWPKGWGRKGTALFGKGDLLGANDAYEQGLKIDPNNAGMKKDFEAVQRAMQQEAGGGDLSGGIGQMFADPNLIQKLAGNPKTAAFLSDPAFMAKLQAVKQNPSNAQDLFSDPRMIQVLGVLMGVDMELRDSDVPPGAPQEDVNMTDAPAPKQETPPKPKTPEPEPEPELDEEELEKKKAKEAADKEKALGTECYKKRNFDEAIKHYQAAWDLYKDIVYLNNLGAAYFEKGDYQACIDTCKKAAEEGRARYADFKVIAKSLARIGSAYEKLGDLTNAIEYYNQSLREHRTPEVISKVRAAERNKIEAARKAYIDPVKAEEAREEGNKKFKEMDWPGAVAAYSEMIKRAPDDPRGYSNRAAAFMKLLEFPSALEDCETAIKKDPKFIRAYIRKAQIYFGMREYSKCVDACTEARKIDAEYHNGANAREIEQLEQKAFNAMYAARENETEEQTRERLARDPEIMGIMSDPVMQAILQQAQSDPAALAEHMRNPNVRTKIQKLIAAGVIRVGR from the exons ATGTCGACCGCGGACGAGCTCAAGGCTCTTGGCAACAAGGCCATTGCCGAGAAGAACTTTGACGAGGCCAT TGACAAGTTCACACAAGCCATTGCCCTCGACCCTAGCAACCACATCCTTTACAGCAACCGTTCCGCCGCGTACGCTTCCAAGAAGGACTGGGACAATGCTCTCAAGGATGCCGAGAAGACCACCGAGATCAAGCCTGACTGGCCCAAGGGCTGGGGCCGCAAGGGCACAGCGCTCTTCGGCAAGGGTGACCTGCTGGGCGCAAACGATGCTTACGAGCAGGGCCTCAAGATTGATCCCAACAATGCTGGCATGAAGAAGGATTTTGAGGCTGTTCAGCGCGCCATGCAGCAGGAGGCTGGCGGCGGTGACCTCAGCGGTGGTATTGGCCAGATGTTCGCCGATCCCAACCTCATCCAGAAGCTCGCCGGCAACCCCAAGACGGCTGCCTTCCTCTCCGACCCGGCATTCATGGCCAAGCTCCAGGCTGTCAAGCAGAACCCTTCGAACGCGCAAGATCTCTTCTCCGACCCCAGGATGATCCAGGTCCTTGGTGTCCTGATGGGTGTAGACATGGAGTTGAGGGACTCGGACGTGCCCCCTGGAGCCCCCCAGGAGGACGTCAACATGACTGATGCCCCGGCCCCTAAGCAGGAGACGCCACCAAAGCCCAAGACGCCCGAGCCCGAGCCCGAGCCGGagctggatgaggaggagttggagaagaagaaggccaaggaggcggCCGACAAGGAAAAGGCCCTTGGTACCGAGTGCTACAAGAAGCGCAACTTTGATGAGGCCATCAAGCACTACCAGGCCGCTTGGGACTTGTACAAGGACATTGTGTACCTCAACAACCTTGGCGCCGCCTACTTTGAGAAGGGCGACTACCAGGCTTGCATTGACACCTGCAAGAAGGCTGCCGAGGAGGGTCGTGCTCGTTATGCCGACTTCAAGGTCATTGCCAAGTCGCTTGCGCGCATTGGTTCTGCCTACGAGAAGCTGGGTGATCTTACCAATGCGATTGAATACTACAACCAGAGTCTGCGCGAGCACCGTACCCCTGAGGTCATCAGCAAGGTGCGCGCGGCTGAACGCAACAAGATCGAGGCTGCCCGCAAGGCCTACATTGACCCcgtcaaggccgaggaggctcGTGAGGAGGGTAACAAGAAGTTCAAGGAGATGGACTGGCCCGGCGCCGTTGCTGCCTACTCCGAGATGATCAAGCGTGCTCCGGATGACCCCCGCGGCTACAGCAACCGTGCTGCTGCTTTCATGAAGCTCCTCGAGTTCCCTAGCGCCCTTGAAGACTGCGAGACGGCCATCAAGAAGGACCCCAAGTTCATCCGTGCTTACATCCGCAAGGCTCAGATCTACTTTGGCATGCGCGAGTACAGCAAGTGCGTTGACGCCTGCACCGAAGCCCGCAAGATCGATGCCGAGTACCACAATGGCGCCAACGCTCGTGAGATTGAGCAGCTGGAGCAGAAGGCCTTCAACGCCATGTATGCGGCTCGCGAGAACGAGACCGAGGAGCAGACAAGGGAGCGTCTGGCGCGTGATCCTGAG ATCATGGGTATCATGTCCGATCCTGTCATGCAGGCCATCCTCCAGCAGGCTCAGTCCGACCCTGCCGCTTTGGCCGAGCACATGAGGAACCCCAACGTCAGGACCAAGATCCAGAAGCTTATCGCTGCTGGCGTCATCCGCGTTGGCCGGTAA
- the nic-8 gene encoding isochorismatase family hydrolase: MGFLEWLMPPSIFNVFQTRLLENGQGAQPEPDFRPALLVVDMQEDFCPPNGTLAVTGGRSITPLINTLLSSPLFVLRIATKDWHPPNHISFASNHNHASSPSPCCPDSSGKAAIPFLSTTTVHNPHNPSESYTTRLWPSHCIADTPGASLIPELDVSKIDQILEKGTNRLVEMYSAFYDPFTSPRVSDSGLAHMLREAKVTHVYVVGLAADYCVWSTAMDAHNEGFETVVVEEATKPVDEDGWRRCKEALVGEPGVRVVRWEGEEVRRLFPGGLVTTTVGAGNDEEVVEEEEEEEKI, translated from the exons ATGGGCTTCCTCGAGTGGCTGATGCCCCCAAGTATCTTCAATGTGTTCCAAACACGCCTGCTAGAAAACGGGCAAGGTGCTCAGCCGGAGCCCGATTTCAGGCCGGCTCTCCTGGTGGTTGACATGCAAGAGGACTTCTGCCCACCG AACGGCACCCTGGCAGTCACCGGCGGCCGCTCCATAACCCCCCTAATCAacaccctcctctcctcccctctcttcgtcctccGCATCGCCACAAAGGACTGGCACCCGCCCAACCACATCTCCTTCGCctccaaccacaaccacgcctcctccccatccccctGCTGCCCTGACTCCTCCGGAAAAGCCGCCATCCCCTTcctgtccaccaccaccgtccacAACCCCCACAACCCCTCCGAGTCCTACACTACCCGCCTCTGGCCCTCGCACTGCATCGCCGACACCCCCGGCGCTAGCCTCATCCCCGAGCTGGACGTTTCCAAAATCGACCAGATCCTCGAAAAGGGAACCAACCGCCTTGTCGAAATGTACTCGGCCTTTTACGACCCCTTCACCTCACCCCGCGTGAGCGATTCGGGCCTCGCACACATGTTGAGGGAGGCCAAGGTAACGCACGTCTATGTGGTGGGGCTGGCGGCCGATTATTGCGTGTGGAGCACGGCGATGGATGCACATAACGAAGGGTTtgagacggtggtggtggaggaggcgacGAAGCCTGTTGATGAGGacgggtggaggaggtgtaAGGAGGCGCTTGTGGGGGAGCCGGGGGTGAGGGTTGTGAGgtgggagggagaggaggttaGAAGGCTGTTTCCTGGGGGTTTGGTGACAACAACTGTCGGTGCTGGGAATGACGAGGAGgtagtggaggaggaggaggaggaggagaagatttga